In one window of Solanum pennellii chromosome 2, SPENNV200 DNA:
- the LOC107010819 gene encoding uncharacterized protein LOC107010819: MEEAKKELEILETQHPNKFEYLKLELRSFISFLESHNSDTLPSSSYVDTQESSSNRKRKNGSFASKEEPKKKLQRVGQDTVGCNKRSRIDVVMERAQACLRKIQRFKTSNM, encoded by the exons ATGGAAGAAGCTAAAAAAGAACTGGAAATTTTAGAAACTCAGCATCCGAACAAGTTTGAATATCTCAAGTTGGAATTAAGATCCTTCATATCTTTTCTTGAATCTCACAACTCTGACACTCTTCCTTCTTCCTCCTATGTTGATACTCAAG AGTCATCAAGTAACAGGAAGAGGAAAAATGGAAGCTTTGCTAGTAAAGAAGAACCTAAGAAGAAGCTGCAAAGGGTGGGACAGGATACAGTGGGATGTAATAAGAGGAGTAGGATTGATGTTGTTATGGAGAGGGCTCAGGCATGTCTACGAAAAATTCAACGATTCAAAACTAGTAACATGTGA